In Desulfurococcaceae archaeon, one genomic interval encodes:
- a CDS encoding FAD-binding oxidoreductase — protein MKVLIIGAGISGLFIAYELANRGVEDVTIVEASYPGSGATLRNAACFRSSFTSPEHVVLMKESIKRWLELRDELGFELWQKGYLWVARKEETLDTFKKLIDFHHKFGIPTKVLNVEDVKELEPHLNTKIITGAMFDPTAGKMSVLENFTKLYLKVKSMGVKVIPYTKVLELVAGNGEIRAAKSTRGTLEANVFVIAAAECSKEILRTVGVDVPIEPIPRHPIVTEPYVNILKPALIVDWDTPGAPYITQTSHGTFYLARDITDVPGASIYSTRVDIFSKTIKPLRELLPFLEHIYVLRYWMGYYDMTPDHHPIYGPVEPYINLYIAAGFSGHGMMMGPVTGKLIADWILSGKPSIEIANNLTLERFKTGRLVKELAVIG, from the coding sequence ATGAAGGTCTTAATCATTGGTGCCGGTATAAGTGGCTTATTCATCGCATACGAGCTCGCGAACCGCGGCGTCGAAGACGTAACTATCGTAGAAGCGAGCTATCCAGGTAGTGGTGCGACTTTAAGGAACGCGGCGTGTTTCAGGTCCTCGTTTACATCGCCAGAACACGTAGTTCTGATGAAGGAGAGCATTAAGAGATGGCTTGAGCTTAGAGATGAGCTGGGGTTTGAACTGTGGCAAAAGGGGTATTTGTGGGTTGCAAGGAAGGAGGAGACGCTAGATACGTTTAAGAAACTCATAGACTTTCACCACAAGTTCGGTATACCCACTAAGGTACTTAACGTAGAGGACGTTAAGGAGCTGGAACCGCACTTAAACACCAAGATCATTACCGGCGCGATGTTCGACCCTACAGCTGGTAAAATGAGTGTGCTGGAGAACTTTACCAAGCTCTATTTGAAAGTGAAGAGCATGGGCGTGAAGGTTATACCCTACACCAAGGTCTTAGAACTCGTAGCCGGGAACGGCGAAATAAGGGCGGCTAAGTCTACGAGGGGGACGCTGGAAGCCAACGTATTCGTGATCGCGGCCGCTGAGTGTAGTAAGGAAATTCTAAGGACCGTCGGCGTGGATGTGCCAATAGAGCCTATACCTAGACACCCGATCGTCACGGAGCCTTACGTTAACATTCTTAAACCGGCATTAATAGTTGACTGGGACACGCCTGGGGCACCGTACATAACGCAGACAAGTCATGGGACCTTCTATCTCGCGAGAGATATAACAGACGTGCCGGGAGCTTCTATATATTCGACGAGAGTGGACATATTCTCTAAAACTATTAAACCCTTGAGAGAGCTCCTACCGTTCCTCGAACACATCTACGTCTTGAGGTACTGGATGGGCTACTACGATATGACTCCAGATCACCACCCGATATACGGCCCTGTTGAGCCGTACATAAACTTGTACATAGCTGCCGGTTTCAGCGGTCATGGAATGATGATGGGGCCTGTGACCGGGAAACTAATAGCAGATTGGATTCTCAGCGGAAAACCAAGCATTGAAATAGCGAATAACCTGACGTTGGAAAGGTTCAAGACTGGTAGACTAGTAAAAGAACTGGCTGTAATAGGCTAG
- a CDS encoding (2Fe-2S)-binding protein has protein sequence MGGEETVVVVCRCNDVTLEEVKKAIEQGIDNFELLRRYLKLGFGPCQGRSCIMIAARLFARVTGKSLSEVIADFRIRPPLFPVPLRNLITGEEE, from the coding sequence ATGGGTGGAGAAGAAACAGTAGTCGTAGTCTGTAGGTGCAATGATGTAACATTGGAGGAAGTTAAAAAAGCGATTGAGCAAGGTATAGATAACTTCGAGCTCTTAAGAAGGTACTTGAAGCTGGGATTCGGCCCATGCCAGGGTAGAAGTTGCATTATGATAGCCGCGAGGCTGTTTGCGAGGGTTACGGGTAAAAGCCTCAGCGAGGTCATCGCGGATTTCCGCATTAGACCTCCTCTATTCCCAGTACCGCTGAGAAACCTCATAACCGGTGAAGAGGAATGA
- a CDS encoding 4Fe-4S binding protein — translation MSGYRFRETGVIELDELEKLGLLPPQERLKRGPVALLECPEKIPCNICVPYCPTKAIEMKSIIDLPVVDWNKCTGCGICVVVCPGLAAFVVDLSKEDADYVTVPHEFLPVPKRGDEVVLLNKKGERVGKGTVIRVWERNRTYAVTVRVPKGLGMEVRAIWVEKKQ, via the coding sequence ATGAGCGGGTACCGTTTCCGGGAAACGGGCGTGATCGAGCTAGACGAGCTTGAGAAACTGGGATTACTGCCGCCTCAGGAGAGGCTGAAGAGAGGCCCTGTAGCACTATTAGAATGTCCCGAGAAAATACCCTGCAACATCTGCGTACCTTACTGCCCAACGAAGGCCATAGAGATGAAGAGTATAATAGACCTTCCCGTAGTAGACTGGAATAAGTGTACTGGTTGCGGAATTTGCGTGGTCGTATGTCCTGGCTTAGCGGCATTTGTAGTTGATTTATCCAAAGAGGATGCTGACTACGTAACAGTACCACACGAATTCCTTCCAGTGCCGAAACGAGGAGACGAAGTTGTACTCCTAAACAAGAAAGGTGAACGCGTCGGCAAGGGTACAGTCATCCGTGTATGGGAAAGAAATAGGACTTACGCGGTCACGGTCCGCGTACCTAAGGGGCTAGGGATGGAGGTGAGGGCTATATGGGTGGAGAAGAAACAGTAG
- a CDS encoding FAD-dependent oxidoreductase: MYEHPILTFHRGKKVVFYFEDTPVDAYEGESVAVALYAIGIDVYSWSSKLARPRGPFCMIGKCSSCFMVVNGVSNTKTCKLPVKEGLKVVRQKGWGEVKTISSEEKYVEKEEIETDVLVVGGGPAGLEAALTATSYGLNVVVVDEHFKLGGQLLKQTHKFFGNVELFGGMRGFQIAENYLKKLRNAPGIRILTETAVYGVFRGGVVGAVSENKHYVIKPRFLIAATGAQERFLEFPNNDLPGVIGAGGVQTIMNEFGVKPGEKALVVGSGNVGLIVSYQLLQAGVEVKAVVEILPEIGGWFVHAAKIRRYGIPILTRHTLRYVEGDMRVRKAVVAAVDEKFNYVPGTEKEFDADLVLLAIGLEPDTRLHAQAGAVMKYVPELGGIVPVRTRDLETTVVNMYVAGDSSGIEEATTAILEGRIAALSVASKSCDTSKASKALDEMEGILKFLWEEYRASPLLARARKGKETATVSREELRELRKTYPPPISFGDSV, translated from the coding sequence ATATACGAGCACCCCATTTTAACGTTTCATAGAGGTAAAAAAGTAGTATTCTACTTCGAAGATACCCCCGTTGACGCGTACGAAGGGGAGAGCGTCGCTGTAGCCCTTTATGCCATTGGAATAGACGTCTACTCCTGGAGTAGTAAGCTGGCAAGGCCCCGTGGACCCTTCTGCATGATTGGTAAGTGTAGCAGTTGCTTCATGGTAGTAAACGGTGTTTCAAACACTAAGACCTGTAAACTTCCCGTAAAGGAGGGCTTGAAAGTGGTGAGGCAGAAAGGTTGGGGTGAGGTGAAAACTATATCGAGCGAGGAAAAGTACGTCGAAAAGGAGGAAATAGAAACAGATGTCCTGGTAGTAGGGGGCGGGCCGGCTGGGCTCGAAGCAGCATTAACGGCTACTAGTTACGGACTAAACGTTGTTGTGGTTGACGAGCACTTCAAGCTCGGTGGACAGCTACTCAAGCAGACGCACAAGTTCTTCGGTAATGTAGAGCTTTTTGGCGGTATGAGGGGCTTTCAGATCGCAGAGAACTACCTCAAAAAGCTGCGCAATGCACCTGGCATAAGGATATTAACAGAGACGGCAGTTTATGGCGTTTTTAGAGGTGGCGTGGTAGGGGCTGTAAGCGAAAATAAGCACTACGTGATTAAACCGAGGTTTCTCATAGCTGCTACTGGCGCGCAGGAGAGGTTCCTAGAGTTTCCCAATAACGACTTACCCGGAGTCATCGGGGCCGGTGGCGTGCAAACGATAATGAACGAGTTTGGAGTAAAACCGGGAGAAAAGGCGCTAGTGGTGGGTTCTGGTAACGTCGGCCTCATAGTCTCATACCAATTACTGCAAGCCGGCGTCGAAGTGAAGGCCGTTGTAGAAATACTACCGGAGATCGGTGGCTGGTTTGTCCACGCAGCTAAGATCCGTAGGTACGGTATACCAATACTCACGAGACACACATTGAGATACGTGGAAGGGGATATGAGGGTTAGAAAAGCAGTGGTCGCTGCCGTGGACGAGAAGTTCAACTACGTGCCCGGTACCGAGAAAGAGTTTGATGCCGACCTAGTACTCCTCGCTATAGGACTTGAACCGGATACAAGGCTTCACGCGCAGGCCGGTGCCGTAATGAAATACGTACCTGAACTTGGGGGGATAGTGCCTGTCAGAACGCGCGATTTAGAAACAACTGTCGTCAACATGTACGTGGCAGGCGATTCATCCGGTATTGAGGAGGCTACAACAGCTATATTAGAGGGCAGGATCGCGGCTCTCTCTGTAGCATCAAAGTCCTGCGATACCTCAAAGGCCTCCAAAGCCCTAGACGAGATGGAAGGGATCTTGAAATTCCTGTGGGAGGAATACAGAGCTTCGCCGTTACTGGCGAGGGCTCGCAAAGGCAAAGAAACCGCTACAGTAAGTCGCGAAGAACTACGTGAGCTGAGAAAGACGTATCCCCCGCCAATTTCCTTTGGTGATTCTGTATGA
- a CDS encoding ABC transporter ATP-binding protein has protein sequence MSTILELNSVVMDFEIGVFGRKKRVRAVDHVSLKILEGEIYGLVGESGSGKSTLGKVSLRLYKPVKGKVIYKGNDITKMPERTLRPLRSEMQLIPQDPYGAINPVQTIGEAVAEPLITHYRIDKSEAMERVYKSLEEVGLIPVEDFVKRRPRELSGGQLQRAVIARTMILRPKYVVADEPTSNLDASIRTSIIQLLLEFKRKHNQAILFITHDIVLLSLVANRIGVMYLAQLIEEGHVESIVKDPLHPYTKALLSAIPLVSEEMGLEKVYLRGEIGDPANPPRGCRLHPRCPFMLEKCSKEEPPLVEVEGSRFVKCWLYFK, from the coding sequence ATGAGTACGATCTTAGAACTGAATAGCGTGGTTATGGATTTCGAGATCGGCGTGTTTGGAAGGAAAAAGAGAGTAAGAGCGGTTGACCATGTCTCCCTGAAAATCTTAGAGGGCGAAATCTACGGGCTAGTTGGAGAGAGCGGTAGTGGAAAATCTACGCTCGGCAAGGTCTCGTTGAGACTGTACAAGCCGGTGAAAGGAAAGGTAATATATAAAGGCAACGACATCACTAAAATGCCCGAGAGGACCTTAAGACCCCTGAGAAGTGAAATGCAACTAATACCACAGGATCCTTACGGTGCCATTAACCCCGTACAGACGATTGGCGAGGCCGTTGCAGAGCCTTTAATAACGCACTACAGAATCGATAAGAGCGAGGCCATGGAACGCGTCTACAAGTCACTAGAGGAAGTCGGCTTAATACCTGTAGAGGACTTCGTCAAGAGGAGGCCTCGCGAACTGAGTGGAGGACAATTGCAAAGAGCGGTAATAGCGCGTACGATGATTCTGAGGCCGAAGTACGTGGTCGCAGATGAGCCAACTAGTAACTTAGATGCCTCGATAAGAACATCTATAATACAACTACTACTGGAGTTCAAGAGAAAGCACAACCAGGCTATCTTATTCATAACGCACGACATCGTATTGCTGAGCCTTGTGGCCAACAGGATAGGCGTAATGTACTTAGCTCAGCTAATCGAAGAAGGGCACGTAGAGAGCATTGTGAAGGACCCCCTACATCCCTATACGAAAGCGCTATTGAGCGCAATACCGCTCGTTAGCGAAGAAATGGGGCTGGAGAAGGTGTACCTTAGGGGGGAAATAGGAGATCCCGCTAACCCGCCTAGAGGTTGCCGCTTACACCCGCGGTGTCCGTTTATGCTTGAGAAATGCTCCAAAGAAGAGCCGCCATTAGTTGAAGTAGAGGGTTCTCGGTTTGTTAAGTGCTGGCTGTACTTTAAGTAG
- a CDS encoding ABC transporter ATP-binding protein, with protein MKEVLEVSDLWIKYYTLSGVVHAVSGASFQLGKGEMVAVVGESGSGKSTLGYALLNMVPKPGKIVRGQVLLDGVDILKLGPEELRRIRGSKVSMIFQDPFTTLDPLRKLGTQFEEFLIEHGVERAKARAMVKEFLVAVGLPERAMHSYPHQLSGGQKQRVSIAMAVALNPVVMVADEPTTALDVIVQRQIMDLIDDIRKRVGTSVVLITHDLALALERADTIMVMYGGYVMERADKKRLLANMIHPYTKALFESLPRMSQKRMPKFLPGYPPDLRNPPSGCIFHPRCAFAQEKCRSVAPVLNEIARNHFVACHLAGGEQ; from the coding sequence TTGAAGGAGGTTCTAGAAGTAAGCGACCTCTGGATCAAATACTACACGTTGAGCGGGGTAGTGCACGCCGTTTCAGGTGCGAGCTTCCAACTTGGTAAAGGTGAAATGGTCGCCGTGGTTGGAGAGAGCGGTAGTGGAAAGTCTACATTGGGATATGCTTTGCTAAACATGGTTCCAAAACCCGGTAAAATTGTACGGGGGCAAGTATTACTAGACGGAGTAGACATATTGAAGCTGGGCCCGGAGGAGCTTAGGAGGATCAGAGGTAGCAAGGTGTCAATGATCTTCCAGGACCCGTTCACAACACTAGACCCGTTAAGGAAACTAGGCACTCAGTTCGAGGAATTCCTCATAGAACACGGTGTTGAGCGAGCCAAAGCAAGGGCCATGGTCAAAGAATTCTTGGTGGCTGTGGGCTTGCCGGAAAGAGCCATGCACTCTTACCCCCACCAACTTAGTGGAGGGCAAAAACAGAGGGTCTCGATAGCGATGGCAGTAGCACTAAACCCCGTTGTGATGGTCGCGGATGAACCGACAACTGCGCTGGATGTCATCGTTCAAAGGCAGATAATGGACCTGATCGACGACATCAGGAAGCGCGTAGGCACCTCAGTGGTCCTTATAACGCATGACTTGGCTCTAGCGCTGGAAAGGGCAGACACGATAATGGTGATGTATGGTGGCTACGTAATGGAGCGCGCCGATAAAAAGAGATTACTGGCTAACATGATACACCCTTACACAAAAGCGCTCTTTGAGTCGTTACCGAGAATGTCCCAGAAGAGAATGCCTAAATTCCTTCCCGGATATCCACCGGATCTGCGGAATCCGCCGTCCGGGTGTATTTTTCACCCGAGGTGTGCATTTGCACAGGAGAAGTGCAGATCAGTTGCACCGGTCCTAAACGAAATCGCGCGTAACCATTTCGTAGCGTGCCACCTCGCTGGTGGTGAGCAATGA
- a CDS encoding ABC transporter permease, which yields MQHKGVLMKLEIVKSPYFLAGLTIISIFILMALLADVISPYSPVEGVGPPLQPPSPRYLVGTDNLGRDMLSRIIHGSRIMLTIVMIAVCLSGMVGTIIGLISGYVGGVLDRILSFVMDSIYAFPPLILAIALSVALGPSPLNAAIAIAVVYIPTYFRMVRGQVLSIKNELFIEMARALGIPSTRIVLRHILPHLTQTLMVVFSMNSADAILTEAALSFMGLTVQPPTPDWGFDLYKGRGFILAGAWWMLVFPGIMITLLALGFALISEGVSKSASRG from the coding sequence GTGCAACATAAGGGAGTGCTGATGAAGCTGGAGATCGTCAAGAGCCCGTACTTCCTAGCAGGGCTAACAATAATATCTATCTTCATACTAATGGCCCTCCTAGCTGATGTGATCTCTCCGTACTCACCGGTAGAAGGTGTGGGGCCACCCCTACAGCCACCTTCTCCGCGGTACTTGGTGGGAACAGATAATCTCGGACGAGATATGCTGTCTAGGATAATTCACGGTTCACGGATAATGCTCACCATCGTGATGATTGCAGTGTGTTTAAGCGGGATGGTAGGAACAATTATAGGGCTTATAAGCGGGTATGTTGGCGGAGTTCTAGACCGCATACTGTCATTTGTAATGGACTCTATCTACGCATTTCCACCTTTAATACTAGCAATAGCATTGTCAGTCGCGCTGGGTCCCAGCCCGCTAAATGCCGCTATAGCGATAGCGGTCGTTTACATACCCACGTATTTTCGCATGGTTAGAGGGCAGGTTCTAAGCATTAAAAACGAGCTCTTCATTGAAATGGCCCGGGCCCTTGGAATACCATCAACGAGAATAGTCTTAAGGCACATCCTTCCACACCTAACACAGACTTTAATGGTTGTTTTCAGCATGAACAGCGCAGACGCCATTCTCACGGAGGCCGCGTTGAGCTTTATGGGCCTTACCGTCCAGCCGCCCACGCCCGACTGGGGATTTGATCTTTACAAGGGCAGGGGGTTTATACTAGCTGGGGCATGGTGGATGCTCGTCTTTCCCGGCATCATGATCACACTGCTCGCACTGGGTTTTGCGCTTATAAGCGAGGGCGTCTCGAAATCGGCGTCAAGGGGGTAG
- a CDS encoding ABC transporter permease, translating into MGLARYILIRGLLIIPTILILYTLVFVVLRVLPGNPVLAALGTKNIPEEQLQAIMKELGLDKPLYVQYFEYLLNFAKGDMGKSMVIRGRPIASDILDRLPATLELSIWAIIFSIAIGVGIGYLSARSGNEFLKAFTRLLGSTVFVLFIPALGLTLQLVFSKWLNLLPTGGRLSAEVFVKPITGLYTIDTLLQLNVMEFVDAVAHIILPAFTLGLVISGPYMRLTLNNMEQVMESKIIVAYRSRGIREERIQRHAFRHVLIPIVTYTGLQFALLMGGAVLTETTFSWPGIGTYLVDKVMYRDYTAIQAVIIVFAIIVGLTSLIVDLIYALVDPRVRY; encoded by the coding sequence ATGGGGTTAGCGCGTTACATCTTAATTAGAGGACTACTGATAATTCCAACAATACTCATTCTCTACACTCTGGTATTCGTGGTTTTAAGAGTGCTTCCGGGAAACCCGGTACTAGCTGCACTGGGTACAAAGAACATTCCCGAAGAGCAGTTACAGGCTATTATGAAAGAACTCGGCTTAGATAAACCGCTCTACGTGCAGTACTTTGAATACCTACTAAACTTCGCTAAAGGGGACATGGGTAAGTCGATGGTTATACGTGGGAGACCTATCGCCAGCGACATACTGGATAGACTGCCGGCAACGCTGGAGCTCTCAATCTGGGCAATAATTTTCAGTATTGCAATAGGCGTGGGTATCGGTTACCTTAGTGCTCGCAGTGGAAACGAGTTCCTCAAAGCGTTTACTAGGCTACTTGGATCCACAGTCTTCGTGCTATTCATACCCGCACTCGGGCTCACATTACAGCTTGTATTTTCTAAGTGGCTTAATCTACTACCAACTGGCGGTAGGCTTTCCGCTGAAGTTTTCGTTAAGCCGATAACGGGGCTTTACACGATCGATACTCTCCTTCAACTAAATGTAATGGAGTTCGTCGATGCCGTAGCGCATATAATACTGCCAGCTTTCACCTTAGGATTGGTTATTTCAGGCCCATACATGAGGTTAACTTTGAACAACATGGAGCAGGTAATGGAGTCTAAGATCATAGTAGCCTACAGGTCTAGGGGGATAAGAGAGGAGCGCATCCAGCGTCATGCATTTAGGCATGTTCTAATACCCATAGTAACCTACACCGGGCTTCAATTCGCGCTCTTAATGGGAGGAGCCGTATTAACCGAGACAACGTTCAGCTGGCCTGGAATAGGAACATACCTGGTAGACAAGGTTATGTATCGCGATTACACGGCCATTCAAGCCGTCATCATAGTATTCGCGATCATAGTTGGGTTAACCAGCTTAATTGTCGATCTAATCTACGCTTTAGTAGATCCCAGGGTGAGGTACTAG
- a CDS encoding ABC transporter substrate-binding protein, whose protein sequence is MGALARRPLIAVTIVVIAIIVIAAVLLLYPGAPPAPAPTAPAYAETVVMGVTDKVTDLDPSNAYDFFTWEVLSNIMEGLIKYKPGTDELVPGIAERWEVLDNGATWLFYLKKNVTLCDGKPVKAQDVVRSIKRVMTIQGDPSWLVTEFVEDVIAIDDYTVKFVLKTPASYFLAVAATPPYFTVHPSYPDSEIVSDAMWGGAGPYCIKEFKRDEYIVLEENPHYHGERPKTKRFIIKFYRDATALRLALENGEIDIAWRTLRPQDYVDLSKNPNFVVESIPGTFIRYIIINVKMDPVSNVLVRRAIAAAINRTEIAEKVFFNTMSPLYSLIPAGMWGHIDAFKDKYGPGPDITLSRELLRQAGYSEENKLIIELWYTPTHYGDTEADVAALIKRQLEATGIIKVEIKSAEWATYVDYARNARMMLSLFGWYPDYIDPDNFLTPFLMSTANKWTGSQYANPTVDDLLRNAMIKVDKGERATIYEQVQRTLADDVPFIPLLQGNLMIVHAKNVHGVIVGPPMLLPYYTIYKPAG, encoded by the coding sequence GTGGGGGCATTGGCTAGGAGGCCTCTCATAGCTGTGACAATAGTAGTTATAGCGATCATCGTGATCGCGGCTGTGCTCCTGCTTTATCCAGGAGCCCCTCCAGCACCCGCCCCAACAGCACCCGCTTACGCGGAAACAGTTGTCATGGGTGTAACGGACAAGGTAACCGACCTAGATCCCTCAAATGCGTATGATTTCTTCACCTGGGAAGTCCTCTCTAACATCATGGAGGGTTTGATTAAGTACAAGCCGGGAACAGATGAGCTTGTCCCAGGCATAGCTGAAAGGTGGGAAGTCCTCGATAATGGTGCCACTTGGTTATTTTACTTGAAGAAGAATGTTACCCTGTGCGATGGGAAGCCGGTTAAAGCACAAGACGTCGTAAGGAGTATTAAGCGGGTAATGACCATTCAAGGAGACCCTTCATGGCTTGTTACGGAGTTCGTTGAAGACGTGATTGCCATTGACGATTACACCGTTAAATTCGTTCTCAAAACCCCGGCAAGCTATTTCTTAGCAGTTGCTGCAACCCCTCCTTACTTTACAGTGCACCCAAGCTACCCTGACAGTGAAATAGTGAGCGATGCGATGTGGGGTGGTGCAGGACCGTACTGCATAAAGGAGTTTAAGAGAGATGAGTATATAGTACTCGAGGAGAACCCCCACTATCACGGTGAACGGCCTAAGACCAAGAGATTTATTATAAAGTTCTACAGAGATGCAACAGCGCTTAGACTGGCACTTGAAAACGGCGAGATCGATATCGCGTGGAGGACTCTGAGACCTCAGGATTACGTAGATCTTTCAAAGAACCCCAATTTCGTCGTTGAATCTATACCTGGAACCTTCATAAGGTACATCATTATAAACGTAAAAATGGACCCTGTAAGTAACGTGCTCGTTAGAAGGGCTATAGCAGCCGCAATAAATAGAACGGAGATCGCCGAAAAGGTGTTCTTTAACACCATGTCACCACTTTATAGTCTTATCCCGGCAGGTATGTGGGGTCACATTGACGCCTTCAAAGATAAGTATGGGCCTGGACCCGATATCACGCTATCGAGAGAATTGCTAAGACAGGCAGGGTACAGTGAAGAAAACAAGCTGATAATAGAGCTATGGTATACTCCAACACACTACGGTGACACCGAAGCCGATGTCGCCGCACTGATTAAGAGGCAGCTAGAAGCCACAGGCATTATTAAAGTGGAGATCAAGAGTGCCGAATGGGCAACTTACGTGGATTACGCTAGAAATGCCAGAATGATGCTGAGCCTCTTCGGCTGGTATCCAGACTACATAGACCCTGACAACTTCTTAACGCCATTCCTAATGAGCACGGCCAACAAATGGACGGGGTCGCAATACGCGAACCCAACCGTCGATGATCTACTAAGAAATGCCATGATCAAGGTGGATAAAGGCGAGAGAGCAACCATATACGAGCAGGTTCAAAGAACTCTAGCGGATGACGTCCCATTCATACCGCTACTCCAGGGCAATTTGATGATCGTGCATGCTAAGAACGTGCATGGTGTGATTGTAGGTCCACCAATGCTATTACCATACTATACGATCTATAAGCCGGCGGGTTAG
- a CDS encoding RidA family protein, producing the protein MKVAVYTEKAPKPVGPYSQAICTNGWLFLSGQIPVDPITGSPIEGDFKVKVRRVLESIKAIVEATGGTLRDIVKVTVFLRNISRFQEFNEVYKEYFSEEPPARSVVEVSGLPRDSDLEVDAVAYVGKCR; encoded by the coding sequence CTGAAGGTCGCTGTATATACGGAAAAAGCCCCTAAACCCGTTGGTCCTTACAGCCAGGCAATCTGCACCAATGGCTGGCTCTTTTTATCTGGGCAAATTCCAGTGGACCCCATTACCGGTAGCCCCATCGAAGGAGACTTCAAGGTAAAGGTAAGGCGTGTATTAGAAAGCATTAAGGCGATTGTAGAGGCCACGGGAGGCACATTACGAGACATAGTCAAGGTAACCGTATTCCTGAGGAATATTTCAAGGTTCCAGGAGTTCAATGAAGTTTACAAGGAGTACTTCTCCGAGGAGCCTCCGGCTAGGAGCGTGGTCGAAGTAAGCGGTTTACCCCGGGATTCCGACCTAGAGGTCGACGCGGTAGCTTATGTTGGTAAGTGCAGGTAG
- a CDS encoding CBS domain-containing protein, with amino-acid sequence MKFRPKIRPFRQEHYRWMREGVPNFDDRIFQHIKELEVIAKKDVKRVSPITPIMRALEEMARSYRSLVVTSTDLFAGLVTVMKVVNYLGGGDLFQLVERKHKYNIYSALNRETVESITEKNPVVVYVDESIREALMRMIVYGAGILPVLKRSGEVYGIVTEHDFVKYLAGTVSIGLRARDCMSSPVITVNEGTNLKKALETMVHYGFRRLPVVNDEGVVSGIITAVDIVKGFGTHDLIERSQSGDIREVLALPITNIMVRDVAIAHLEDDLAHVVSTMLSRNVSSVLVIDEEGVLKGIVTERDVLYAILAPK; translated from the coding sequence TTGAAGTTTAGACCTAAGATCCGTCCTTTTAGGCAGGAACATTATAGGTGGATGAGAGAGGGCGTTCCGAACTTCGATGATCGAATATTCCAGCACATCAAGGAACTGGAGGTTATAGCGAAGAAGGACGTGAAGCGGGTTTCACCGATCACTCCCATAATGAGAGCGCTCGAGGAGATGGCACGCTCGTACAGAAGCCTCGTGGTAACCTCCACCGACCTCTTCGCGGGGCTAGTTACAGTTATGAAGGTCGTGAATTACCTCGGTGGAGGGGATTTATTTCAGTTAGTTGAAAGAAAACACAAATACAACATATACTCGGCCCTAAACAGGGAAACGGTAGAAAGTATTACCGAGAAAAACCCCGTTGTCGTGTACGTGGATGAAAGTATACGAGAGGCACTAATGAGAATGATCGTGTACGGAGCTGGCATCTTACCGGTCTTAAAGCGAAGTGGTGAAGTTTACGGTATCGTAACGGAGCACGACTTCGTTAAGTACCTTGCTGGGACGGTATCGATAGGCCTAAGGGCGAGGGACTGCATGTCGAGCCCTGTGATCACCGTGAACGAAGGTACTAATTTAAAAAAAGCCTTAGAAACCATGGTGCATTACGGCTTTAGGAGGCTCCCGGTGGTAAACGATGAGGGTGTTGTAAGTGGAATAATTACGGCCGTGGACATTGTGAAGGGGTTTGGAACACACGATCTCATAGAGCGCTCTCAGAGCGGCGATATACGTGAAGTATTAGCACTCCCCATCACGAATATAATGGTGAGGGACGTTGCAATCGCCCATCTAGAAGACGACTTAGCGCACGTGGTGAGCACGATGCTTAGTAGAAATGTGAGCTCCGTCCTGGTTATCGATGAAGAGGGGGTTCTCAAGGGCATTGTAACCGAGCGCGATGTTCTTTATGCAATTTTAGCTCCGAAATAG
- a CDS encoding Mut7-C RNAse domain-containing protein: MSDEPRFIVDNMLGTVARWLRILGYDTVYDKKAEDWQVLRRAELEKRVIVTRDRALHNKAIKLGLKSILLWEDGMADRLAHVAVVTGIRLSVDFQRTRCPEDNTPLVKVDKEKVKEKVPLNVYKLHGDFWECPRCGKVYWIGSHWRMIERILSDAREKLEALKDKVAI, from the coding sequence ATGAGTGACGAGCCGAGATTTATAGTAGATAACATGTTGGGGACAGTTGCACGATGGTTGAGGATACTGGGTTACGATACCGTGTACGATAAAAAGGCTGAAGACTGGCAAGTGCTGAGGAGGGCTGAGCTCGAGAAGAGAGTTATCGTGACACGAGATAGGGCATTACACAATAAGGCAATCAAGCTCGGTTTGAAGAGCATACTGCTCTGGGAAGACGGCATGGCTGATAGGCTTGCGCACGTAGCAGTAGTCACTGGTATAAGGCTCAGCGTAGACTTTCAAAGAACCCGTTGCCCCGAAGACAATACGCCATTGGTAAAGGTAGATAAGGAAAAGGTGAAGGAAAAAGTTCCACTTAATGTTTATAAGCTACATGGTGATTTCTGGGAATGCCCTAGGTGTGGTAAAGTTTACTGGATCGGCAGTCACTGGAGAATGATAGAAAGGATCCTCAGTGATGCCAGGGAAAAACTGGAAGCTTTAAAGGATAAAGTGGCTATTTAG